In Streptomyces sp. ML-6, the genomic stretch TGCGGCCGGTCTCGGCGGCGCGCTCCGTCTCCAGGCGTTTCCGGGCCCGGTAGGCGGCCACGTTGGCCCGGGTGGCGCAACGGTCCGAGCAGTAGCGGCGGGACCGGTTGGTGGAGGTGTCGAGGTAGGCGTTGCGGCACGGCGGCGCCTCGCACAGGCCGAGCCGGTCGACCCCGTACGAGGTGAGGTGGAAGGCGAGGCCCATCGCCGCGATGGCGGCGTACCCGGCCGTGGCGTTCGACGGGTGGTCGGCCAGGTGCATGTGCCAGTCCGGCTTGCCGTCCTCGTCCCGGGTCTCGTGCCCGGAGATCTGCGGGCTGACCGGGAACTCCAGCAGCAGTGAGTTGAGCAGGTCGACGGCGAGGGTCTCGTCGCCGCCGTCGGCCGCCTCGAAGACCGCGCGCAGCCGGGCCCGTACGGACCTGAAGCGGGTCACGTCCGAGTCGGTCGCCCGCCGGGCCGCCTGACGGTTGGGGCCGAACAGCTCCCGGACCGCCTCGACGGAGGTGAGGCAGTCCTTGTTGCGGGCCGGCTCCTCGGTGTTGACCAGGCGCACGGCATAGTCCGAGTAATAGGCCAGTTCCACTTGTAGTCCTTACGGCGACGGTCTAAGGTCGATGTGGCCAACGATGTAATGGGCTTCTACCTGCCCAGGGTATTACATGGAGGTTCTGGTGGTGGCGGAAACGACTGGTACGGACTGGCGGGCCTGGCAGGAGAGCTGGGACCGGCAGCAGGAGTGGTACATGCCCGACCGCGAGGAGCGGTTCCGGGTGATGCTGGACATGGTCGAGGCCTTCGTGGGGCCCCGGCCGAGGGTGCTGGACCTCGCGTGCGGTACGGGAAGTATTACGGACCGGCTGCTGAAGCGGTTCCCCGAAGCCACCAGTACCGGTGTGGATCTCGACCCGGCGCTGCTCACCATCGCGCGCGGGCACTTCGAGGGCGACGGGCGCGTCACCTTCGTCACCGCCGACCTCAAGGACCCGGAGTGGACGGGGCTGTTGCCGTACGACTCGTACGACGCGGTCCTCACCGCCACCGCCCTGCACTGGCTGCACACCGAGCCGCTCACCGCGCTCTACGGGCACATCGGCGGGCTCGTCAGGGACGGCGGGGTGTTCATGAACGCCGACCACATGATCGACACCACCACCCCCCGGATCAACGCGGCCGAACGCGCCCACCGGCACGCCGTCATGGACCGGGCCAGGGCCGAGGGCGCGCTGGACTGGGCCGACTGGTGGGCCCTGGCCGCCGAGGACCCGGCGCTCGCCGGGCCCACCGCCGAGCGGTACCGGATCTACGGCGAGCACGCGGACGGCGACATGCCCTCCGCGGACTGGCACGCCGAGACCCTGCGCAAGGCCGGATTCGGCGAGGCGCGGCCCGTCTGGGCCTCCCCCTCGGACACCCTGGTGCTCGCGGTGAAGTGAGGGACACCTCCGTCCGGCGGCCTGCCGATACGCCGGAGGGGCGGTACACCGGAGGGATGGTACGCCGGAGGGGCGGTACGGAATCGGTCCGTACCGCCCCTCCGTCCCCTGAAGCGCCGCTACAGCACCTTCGACAGGAAGGACTTCGTCCGGTCGTGCTGCGGGTTGGTCAGCACGTCGCGCGGGTGGCCCGCCTCGACCACCACGCCGTCGTCCATGAAGACCAGCGCGTCGCCGACCTCGCGGGCGAAGCCCATCTCATGGGTGACGACGACCATCGTCATGCCGTCCTCCGCGAGGTCGCGCATGACGTCCAGGACGTCGCCCACCAGCTCCGGGTCGAGCGCCGACGTCGGCTCGTCGAAGAGCATCAGCTTCGGCTCCATGGCCAGGGCGCGGGCGATGGCCACCCGCTGCTGCTGGCCGCCGGACAGCTGGGAGGGGAAGTTCTTCGCCTTGCCGGCCAGGCCGACCCGGTCCAGCAGCCGTTCGGCACGGGCCCTGGCCACGGCCTTGGACTCGCCCTTGACCTGGATCGGGGCCTCCATGACGTTCTCCAGCGCCGTCATGTGGGGGAAGAGGTTGAAGCGCTGGAAGACCATGCCGATGTCCCGGCGCTTCAGGGCGACCTCGCTGTCCTTGAGCTCGTACAGCTTGTCGCCCTTCTGGCGGTAGCCCACCAGGTCGCCGTCCACGTACAGCCGGCCGGCGTTGATCTTCTCCAGGTGGTTGATGCACCGCAGGAAGGTCGACTTGCCGGAACCGGATGGGCCGATCAGACAGAAGACCTCCCGCGGGGCGACCTCCAGGTCGATGCCCTTGAGGATGTGCGCGGCGCCGAAGGACTTGTGGACGCCCTCGGCCTTCACCATGGCGTTCATGCGGAGGCACCTCCCGTGCGGCGGTTGCTGAACGACGCGAGGTTGGCCCTGACCCGCTGCCACGGGGTGGGCGGCAGACTCCGCAGGCTGCCCCGGGCGTAACGACGCTCCAGGTAGTACTGACCCACGCTGAACACACTGGTCATCACGATGTACCAGATCGAGGCGACGAAGAGCATCTCCATCACCGCGTAACTGGTCGAACCGATCTGCGAGGTGGAGCGCAGCAGCTCGTTGTACGTGACCGCGTACACCAGCGACGAGGTCTTCAGCATGTTGATGAACTCGTTGCCGGTCGGCGGGATGATCACCCGCAGCGCCTGCGGGAGCACCACGCGGCGCATGGTCTTCGCCTGCGTCATGCCCAGCGCGTGCGACGCCTCGGTCTGGCCCTCGTCCACCGACTGGATGCCGGCCCGGCAGATCTCCGCCATGTACGCGGCCTCGTTGAGGCCGAGACCCAGCAGGGCGCACATGAACGGCGTCATCACGTCGGTCATCTCGTCCTTGTAGATGAACGGGATGTTCAGGATCGGGAAGATCAGGGCCAGGTTGAACCAGAGCAGCAACTGCACGTATACCGGTGTGCCGCGGAAGAACCAGATGTAGAGCCAGGCGACCCAGCTCGTGACGGGGTTCTTCGAGAGCCGCATCACCGCGAGGAGCACGCCCAGCGCCACGCCGAGGAGCATCGCCAGCACGCTGATCAGCAGGGTGCGGCCCGCCCCGGCCAGGACGGTCTCGTCGAAGACCTTGTCCCGGACGGCCTGCCACTGGATGTTGCCCTGCGAGAAGGCGTACACGAGGGCGGCGAGGAGCGCGAAGACAACGATGCCACTGAGCCAGCGGCCGTAGTGCCGTACCGGAATGGCCCGGATGGCCTCCGGTGCGACCGAGGGTGCCTTGGAGACGGGTGAGGTGACGGGCGACGGAGCGCCGGGCACCTTGTCGAACTTGTCAGTCATGGAGACTGCCCTTCGCTGGGAAGCCGGTCACTTGCCGCCGTTGATGGCGGCCTTGTCGATCGCCCCCGTGCCCGCGCCCCACTTGTCGAGCACCTTCTTGTAGGAGCCGTCGGCGATGATCGCGTCCACGGCTTCCTTGAGCACGTCGCGCAGTGCGGTGTTGTCCTTGCTCACGGCGATGCCGAACGGGCCGGCGTCCACCTGCTCGCCGACGACCTCGAAGTCCTTGCCGCCGCCGGACTTGCGGGACAGGTCGAGCGCGACCGGGTAGTCGTTCACCCCGGCGACCGCGCCGCCGGACTTCACCCGGGTCTGGGCCTCGGTGTCGTTCTCGAACGACTCGATGTCGACGGCCTTCTTGCCGGCCGCCTCGCACGCCTTGGACTGCTTCTTCAGGGTCGCCTCGTACGTGGTGCCGCGCTGGACCGCCGTGGTCCTGCCGCACAGGTCCTCGATGGACATGATGCCCTCGGGGTTGCCCTTCTTGGTGTAGACGGCGGTGCCGGCCAGGAAGTAGTCGACGAAGTCGACGCCCTTGCCGAGCTTGTTGCCCTTCTCGTCCAGGCCCTCCTGGCGCTGCTTGTTGTCCGTGATGGACGACATGGCGATGTCGTGGCGTCCGGTGTTCAGCGCGGTGATCAGCCCGTCGAAGGAGCCGGAGGTGAACGTGAACCTCACCCCCAGCTGCTTGCCGAGGGCCTCGGCGAGATCGGGGTCGACCCCGACGATCTTGCCGTTCTCCACCGACTCCATCGGGGCGTACTCGGCATTCGTGCCGACTTTGATGACGCCGGACTTCTGGTACTTCTCGGGCAGCTTGTCGAAGAGCGGGGCGCTGTTCCTGGAAGTGGTCTCTCCGCCGGTCTTCGTCGACCCGCTGTTGGTCTGATCGCCACAGGCGGTCAGCAGCATGGTGCCGGCGACCGCGATGGTGCCGGCCGCTGCAATCCGGTGTTTCGCAGGCGTACGACGAGTGGTGCGTGCGGTCATGATCAGGTTCCTCCGGCAGTTGTGCGTAGTGTTGCCAGGCAGTGCAAGACACACGACGTCGGATGTCGCCGCCCTGTGTGATTAGGGCATCTTGCCATTCGGACTAGCCCATTCAGGGGGCCTGTCATGTCAAAATCGGATAACGGGCGAACCCTGAACATCAAGGTCCGAGGCGCTCGCGCCGGACCATCTCCGGGGTTTCCCTGCCCGCACCGGAGGATCTGTGGCGCGTCTCGGCAGGTGGACGCTTTTTCGTCGCTTGTTCTACTTGTCCTGATATTCGACTATGAGCCACGTCACCGCACCGTTATGAACTCGTCCGTAATGCGGTCCGTCCGGTAAGAAAGACGTTTACACCCCTCATCCGGGGCTCAGGGCGCGTGTGCGGCGCGCCCGCGCGTATGTATTTCCCCCTGCCGGGGCGGGCCAACCGCCGGTGCAGGGCACGTACGCGGTGCCCGCCCACCCCTCCTCAACCAGGAGTGGCCACCCTCAAACGATGAAGACTTAAGGGGTCAACACCATGGCAGCGGAGATCGTCAATCCTCGCAGCGACAGCACCACCGACAGCACCACCGATGAGCCGTTCGATCCGGCCTTCGCGCTCCACCGCGGCGGGAAGATGGCCGTGCAGGCCACCGTCCCGATCCGCGACAAGGACGACCTGTCCCTCGCGTACACCCCCGGCGTCGCCAAGGTGTGCAGCGCCATCGCCGAGAGCCCCGAGCTGGTCCACGACTACACCTGGAAGTCGCAGGTCGTCGCCGTCGTGACGGACGGCACCGCGGTGCTCGGCCTCGGTGACATCGGACCCGAGGCCTCCCTCCCGGTGATGGAGGGCAAGGCGATCCTCTTCAAGCAGTTCGGCGGCGTGGACGCGGTGCCGATCGCGCTCGCGACCACCGACGCGGACGAGATCGTCGAGACCGTCGTCCGGCTCGCGCCGTCCTTCGGCGGGGTCAACCTGGAGGACATCTCGGCGCCGCGCTGCTTCGAGATCGAGCGCAAGCTCCAGGAGCGGCTCGACATCCCGGTCTTCCACGACGACCAGCACGGCACCGCGGTCGTGACGCTCGCGGCGCTGCGCAACGCCGCGAAGCTGTCCGGCCGCAGCCTCGGCGACCTGCGCGCGGTGATCTCCGGCGCGGGCGCGGCCGGGGTGGCCATCGCCAAGTTCCTGCTGGAGGCGGGGCTCGGCGACGTCGCCGTGGCCGACCGCAAGGGCGTCGTCAGCCGGGACCGCGAGGACCTGACGGAGGTCAAGCGGGAGCTGGCCGAGATCACCAACCGGGCCGGGATCTCCGGCACGCTGGAGAGCGCGCTGGCCGGCGCGGACGTCTTCATCGGCGTCTCCGGCGGCACGGTCCCCGAGGCGGCCGTCGCCTCGATGGCGCCCGGCGCGTTCGTCTTCGCCATGGCCAACCCGAACCCCGAGGTCCACCCCGACGTCGCGCACAAGTACGCGTCCGTCGTGGCGACCGGGCGGTCCGACTACCCCAATCAGATCAACAACGTGCTGGCCTTCCCCGGCATCTTCGCGGGCGCCCTCCAGGTCCGGGCCTCCCGGATCACCGAGGGCATGAAGATCGCCGCGGCGAACGCGCTGGCCGATGTCGTGGGCGACGAGCTGGCCGCGGACTACGTGATCCCGTCGCCGTTCGACGAGCGGGTGGCCCCGGCGGTCACCGCCGCGGTGGCGGCGGCGGCCCGCGCGGAGGGCGTGGCCCGGCGCTGAGCCCCGGACCTCCGCCCGGACCGCCGGCCGTCGGGTGCGGCGGGCCGGATGGCCGGGGGCCGGGGGATCCGGACGGAAGCCCCGGGGCGGGGTGTGGACGCGGGTGTGGGTGCCCGGTCGAGGAGTGTGGCCGCGGGCGGAAGAGTCCGCCCGCGGCGGACCCGTTCCGCACCCCGCCCTTTTCCGTGCCCGCGCCCGGGGCGGCACTTGTGCCCGGGGTCGCGCCCGTGCCCGTACTCGCACTCGTCGGTACGGCGGCGGCATGCCTGCGCGGGGAGGGTGCGCGGTGCGCGTCACACCCGTGGCCGGTTACGCCGGCCCGCGCCCCGGCCTATCGTCGGGGCCATGTTCGCCGCCTACGCATCCCGCATCGACCGCGACCACCCCCTCAACGGCCTCGAGCTGGGTGAACGCCCCGCCCCCGAGGCGCGGCCCGGCTGGACCACCGTCGACGTACGGGCCGCCTCCCTCAACCACCACGACCTCTGGTCCCTGCGCGGCGTCGGCCTCGCGGAGGACAAGCTGCCGATGATCCTCGGCTGCGACGCCGCCGGGGTCGACGAGAACGGCAACGAGGTCGTCCTGCACTCCGTCATCGGCCAGAGCGGCCACGGCGTCGGACCGGGGGAGCCCCGCTCCATCCTCACCGAGCGCTACCAGGGCACCTTCGCGGAGCGGGTCACCGTCCCCAGCTGGAACGTGCTGCCCAAGCCGAAGGAGCTCACCTTCGAGCAGGCCGCCTGCCTGCCGACCGCCTGGCTCACCGCGTACCGGATGCTCTTCACCAACGCGGGGGTGCGCCCCGGCGACTCGGTCCTCGTCCAGGGGGCCGGCGGCGGCGTCGCCACGGCGGCGATCGTGCTCGGCCGGGCGGCCGGACTGCGGGTCTACGCCACCAGCCGCGACGAGGCCAGGCGCCGGCGCGCCGTCGAGCTCGGCGCGACCGAGGCGTTCGAACCGGGCGCGCGACTGCCGCAGCGCGTGGACGCGGTCATCGAGACGGTCGGGGCCGCCACCTGGTCCCACTCGGTGAAGTCGCTGCGCCCCGGCGGCACGATCGTCATCTCCGGTGCGACCAGCGGCGACCGGCCCTCGCACGCCGAGCTGACCCGGATCTTCTTCCTGGAGCTGAAGATCGTCGGCTCGACCATGGGCTCCAAGGACGAGCTGGAGGACCTGCTGGCGTTCTGCGCGACGACCGGGGTGCGGCCCGTCATCGACGAGGTGCTGCCGCTGGACCGAGCCCGCGAGGGCTTCGAACGGCTGGAATCGGGCGACCAGTTCGGAAAAATCGTGCTCACCTGCTCTTGAGGTGTCCGGGGTGAGCTGCTCTGATCTGCGCCATGCGAATACGGACGCGGATACGGATGCGGCTGCGAATGGGCAGCGTACTCACCTCGATCGTCACGTCGTTCGTGCTCGCGGCGGGGGCACTCGCCCCCGCCGCCGACGCACGTCCCGCACCACCGAAACCGGCATCGGCCCCGGCCCCGGCCTCCGAACGGGCCGGCATCCCCCGCCTCACCGACGACGCCGGGCGCACGCTCACCCTGCGCGGCTGGAACGTCGAGGACAAGGCGAACAGCGGTGACCGGGCACTCACCGCCATCACCGAGAAACACTTCCGCGACCTGCGGGCCAAGGGCTTCAACTTCGCCCGGCTGCTCTTCTTCTGGGACGACCTGGAGCCGCGCCGGGGCCACTACAGCGCCGAGTACCTGCGCCGGATCGACCGGATCCTGGACTGGGCGCGGAAGTACGACATCCAGGTGCTGCTCGACGCCCACCAGGACGTGTTCGGCCCGGCGTTCGGCCACCGCGGCATCCCCGCCTGGGCGACCCGCACCGACGGGCTGCCCTTCACACCGAACCCCGACGACTGGTTCTCGGAGTACTTCGAACCCGCCGTCCAGCGCGCCTTCACCCACCTCTACGAGGACCCCGACCTCCAGCGCGCCCAGGCCCGGATGTGGCAGGTCGTCGCCGAACGGTTCCGCAACCACCCCGCCGTGCTCGGCTACGACCTGATCAACGAGCCGATGGGGGAGCTGCGCGAGGGCGAGGACCTGCCGACGGCCGCCCGCCGCATCGAGGCCCGGCAGCTCACCCCGATGTACAACCGGCTGGCCCGCGCGGTCCGTTCGGTCGACCGCACCAACTGGCTGTTCGTCGAACCCACCCCCATCGTCGGCGAGGGCGTGCCCACCGGCCTGGGCGCGATCAGGGACCACCGGACCGTCTACGCCCCGCACTTCTACAACACCGCGATGGAGGCGGGCGCCGACTACGACCCGTCGGCCGGCTGGATCGAGTCGTACGAGGCGGCCGTCACCGCCTACCCACGACAGCGGCGCGTCCCGATCGTCGTCGGGGAGTGGGGCCCGCTGAACAACAGGCTGCCGATGATGGGCCGTTTCTACCGGGACGCGATGGCCTCCCTGAGCCGCTACACCTCGGGCTGGGCGGGCTACGTGTGGTGCTACGGCGGGGGCTACTGCGCCCTGGACGAGAGCGGCGCCTTTGCGGCCAACAAGGAACGGACCGTCACCCCGTACGCGCCCGCCGTCGCCGGAACCGTCCACTCCGACACGTACGACGACACCGGCCGCACCTACCGGCTCGTCTACACGGCGGGCCGCCGGGGCGTCACCGAGATCTCGCTGCCGGCGGAGGCGGGGAGGTGGCGGATCTCCGTGCGCGGGCGCGCCGAGGTCCGCAGGCACGGCGACGAGGTGCGGGTCCGGGCCCGTGCGGGGGAGCGCATCACGGTCACGGCGACCGGGACGGCCCCCGGCCGCACGGAGCGCTGAGCACGCCCCTGTCGGCCTTCCTCGTCCGGCGCACTCCCCTCCTGTCAACTACGGTTGACATGAGGGGAGTGTCAACCTAGATTGACAGCATGACCGAAGCGACGGATCTCGCCGCGCGCGCAGGCGACCGCGACCCCCGGGTGGGGCTGCGGGCGGTCGCCGCGCTGCGCCGACTGCTGGAACAACTGGAAGCCGTACAAGTCAGGAGCGCCCGGGTGCAGGGCTGGTCGTGGCAGGAGATCGCGGCCGAACTGGGCGTCAGCCGACAGGCCGTGCACAAGAAGTACGGGAGGCATTGATGTTCGAACGCTTCACCCGGGGCGCCCGGGAGACCGTGACCGGCGCCGTGGCCCACGCCGAACGGACCCGCGCCGAATCGATCACCGAGGAACACCTGCTGCTCGCCCTGCTGGACCGGCAGGACGGCCGGGCCGGCTTCGCCCTCGCCGCGCTCGGCCTGACCGACCGCCGCGCCTCCGTCGAGGCCGATCTGGCCGAGGCGCGCCGGCGCGGCGGGCTGACCCGGGCCGACACGGAAGCGCTCGCCGGACTCGGCATCGACGTGACCGAGGTCGTCGCCCGCGTCGAGGAGGCCCATGGGGAGGGGGCATTGGACCGGGGCAGGAGGCGCGGCACCGGGCGCCGCCCGTTCACCCGCGGGGCGAAGGACGTCCTGGCGAGGTCGCTGCGGATCGCGACGGGACGCAAGGACCGTTCCATCGGCGACGAACACATCCTGCTGGCCCTGACCGCCTGCCCCGGCGTGGCCGCCGACGTGCTGGCCGCGCACGGCGCGACGTACGAGACGGTGGACCGCGCGCTGTACGGCGCCGGGGGCACGGACGGCGGCACGGGCACCTGGAGGAAGGCGGGCTGAACCGCGGGCGGGGCGGGGAGGGCGTACACCCCTCCCGCCCCGCCCGCCGGTCAGTGCTTCTCGGCGTCGCCCTTGCTGTGGCCGTCGTTACCCGTCGCTCTCGTCGCCTTCGTGGTCCTTCCGCAGCAGCGCGTCGATGTGCGCCGCCGCCGTCGACAGGTGACGACGGGCCTCGGCCACCTGTTCCGCCGTGACCCCCCGGTCCCTGGCGGCATCACGGATGTCGTCGCGGAACCGGTCGAGCAGGCGGTCCAGGTCGCGGGCCGGGTCGCCGGTCCGGGCGGTGTCCCGGCCCCAGTCGGGGTCGGCGTCGGCGGGCTCCGGCTTGATGTACGGGGGCCACGTGCCCGTCCTGGCGAAGCCGCCCAGCTGACCGGTGATCTCGGCCAGCCCCTCCCGTACGCCCGAGGGCCAGTCGCCCCGGGCGAAGTGCTCCTGCACCTGGCGGGCGGCGTTCTGCATCTGCTCGCGCGCCCGCTCCTGGGCCTCCTTGGCCTGGCGCCGGGCCTTCTGGGCGTCCTCCCGGGCGCGGCGGGACTCGTCCTTCGCCCGGCGGGCCTGCTCCTTCCACTCCTGCTTGGCCTTGCGCAGCTCCTCCTTCGCGACCCGCCACGCCTCCTTGTCGCCGAGGTCGCCGAAGTCCCCGAGGCCGCCGAGGTCGCCGAAGTTCCCGAAGTTTCCGAAGGGGGACTCCCGGTCGCCCCCGGTGCCGGTTCCGGAGCCGGTGTGCCTGGTCTCGCGCGCGGCGGCCCGCATCTCGCTGCGCAGCTTGCCGGCGGCGCCGCGCACGTCGTCCCGTATCTCGGCGGCCAGTTCGGAGACCGAGTCCCGGATCTCCAGCTCCAGATCGGCCAGTTCGCCGGTGCGGTCGGCCAGTTCGGCGCGGCCCGCGTCGGTGATCGAGTAGACCTTGCGCCCGCCCTCGGTGGCATGGGTGACGAGGCCCTCGGCCTCCAGCTTGGCGAGGCGCGGGTAGACCGTGCCCGCCGAGGGGGCGTACAGCCCCTGGAAACGTTCCTCCAGCAGCCGGATCACCTCGTAGCCGTGCCGGGGGGCCTCGTCGAGGAGCTTCAGCAGATAGAGGCGGAGACGGCCGTGGGCGAATACGGGGGGCATGTCAGAGCACCTTTCCGGTCGGCTCGGCGGCGTACGGGTCGTCCTCGCTCGGCGGGCGGCGCAGCAGGGCGATCGATCCCGAGAGGGTCGTGGCCCGCAGTTTGCCGGTACCGGCGCCCAGCGTGCCGGTGATCTTCTTCGTGCCCCACTGGCCGCTGACCCGCAGGTCCTCGAAGCCGTTGGAGACGGTACCGCTCGCGGTGTTGGCCTCGACCGTCGCGTCCGCCGGGTGCGGCAGCCGGATGGCCACCCCGCCGGAGACGGTGGTCAGCCGGATGTCCGTGGGGTCCCCGCCCGGGTCCAGGTCCAGCACCATGTCGCCGCTGACCGAGTCCGCCCGTACCGAGGTGCCCGCGCCCTCGACGACCGTCAGGTCGCCCGAGACCGAGTGGAAGCGCAGCTCGCCGGTGACCGCCTGGGCCTCCACGTTCCCGGACACGGTCTCGGCCCGGACCGGGCCCGTGAGCCCGACGAGCGTGGTGTCGCCGGTGATGCTCCGCACCTCCGCGCGTCCGCGGAGCCCGGACACGACGGCCCCGGCGCCGACCACCCCGACCTCCACCGCCGAGCCGGCCGGTACGGCGAGCGAGACGACCGCGCTGCGGCGCCGGCCCTTGGGGTCGAGCCACTTGAGGAAGTTGTGCCAGGGCAGGTCCTCGTACGCGACCGTGAGCGTGCCGCCCTCCCGGGTCACGGTCAGCGGCGGGCCCTCGACGTCGGAGATCTCCAGCCGGGCGGTCGGGTCGTCGGTGCCGACGACGTTGACGGTG encodes the following:
- a CDS encoding CGNR zinc finger domain-containing protein, whose translation is MELAYYSDYAVRLVNTEEPARNKDCLTSVEAVRELFGPNRQAARRATDSDVTRFRSVRARLRAVFEAADGGDETLAVDLLNSLLLEFPVSPQISGHETRDEDGKPDWHMHLADHPSNATAGYAAIAAMGLAFHLTSYGVDRLGLCEAPPCRNAYLDTSTNRSRRYCSDRCATRANVAAYRARKRLETERAAETGRNAETAQATTPSTDR
- a CDS encoding class I SAM-dependent methyltransferase — encoded protein: MAETTGTDWRAWQESWDRQQEWYMPDREERFRVMLDMVEAFVGPRPRVLDLACGTGSITDRLLKRFPEATSTGVDLDPALLTIARGHFEGDGRVTFVTADLKDPEWTGLLPYDSYDAVLTATALHWLHTEPLTALYGHIGGLVRDGGVFMNADHMIDTTTPRINAAERAHRHAVMDRARAEGALDWADWWALAAEDPALAGPTAERYRIYGEHADGDMPSADWHAETLRKAGFGEARPVWASPSDTLVLAVK
- a CDS encoding amino acid ABC transporter ATP-binding protein, coding for MNAMVKAEGVHKSFGAAHILKGIDLEVAPREVFCLIGPSGSGKSTFLRCINHLEKINAGRLYVDGDLVGYRQKGDKLYELKDSEVALKRRDIGMVFQRFNLFPHMTALENVMEAPIQVKGESKAVARARAERLLDRVGLAGKAKNFPSQLSGGQQQRVAIARALAMEPKLMLFDEPTSALDPELVGDVLDVMRDLAEDGMTMVVVTHEMGFAREVGDALVFMDDGVVVEAGHPRDVLTNPQHDRTKSFLSKVL
- a CDS encoding amino acid ABC transporter permease gives rise to the protein MTDKFDKVPGAPSPVTSPVSKAPSVAPEAIRAIPVRHYGRWLSGIVVFALLAALVYAFSQGNIQWQAVRDKVFDETVLAGAGRTLLISVLAMLLGVALGVLLAVMRLSKNPVTSWVAWLYIWFFRGTPVYVQLLLWFNLALIFPILNIPFIYKDEMTDVMTPFMCALLGLGLNEAAYMAEICRAGIQSVDEGQTEASHALGMTQAKTMRRVVLPQALRVIIPPTGNEFINMLKTSSLVYAVTYNELLRSTSQIGSTSYAVMEMLFVASIWYIVMTSVFSVGQYYLERRYARGSLRSLPPTPWQRVRANLASFSNRRTGGASA
- a CDS encoding ABC transporter substrate-binding protein, producing the protein MTARTTRRTPAKHRIAAAGTIAVAGTMLLTACGDQTNSGSTKTGGETTSRNSAPLFDKLPEKYQKSGVIKVGTNAEYAPMESVENGKIVGVDPDLAEALGKQLGVRFTFTSGSFDGLITALNTGRHDIAMSSITDNKQRQEGLDEKGNKLGKGVDFVDYFLAGTAVYTKKGNPEGIMSIEDLCGRTTAVQRGTTYEATLKKQSKACEAAGKKAVDIESFENDTEAQTRVKSGGAVAGVNDYPVALDLSRKSGGGKDFEVVGEQVDAGPFGIAVSKDNTALRDVLKEAVDAIIADGSYKKVLDKWGAGTGAIDKAAINGGK
- a CDS encoding NADP-dependent malic enzyme codes for the protein MAAEIVNPRSDSTTDSTTDEPFDPAFALHRGGKMAVQATVPIRDKDDLSLAYTPGVAKVCSAIAESPELVHDYTWKSQVVAVVTDGTAVLGLGDIGPEASLPVMEGKAILFKQFGGVDAVPIALATTDADEIVETVVRLAPSFGGVNLEDISAPRCFEIERKLQERLDIPVFHDDQHGTAVVTLAALRNAAKLSGRSLGDLRAVISGAGAAGVAIAKFLLEAGLGDVAVADRKGVVSRDREDLTEVKRELAEITNRAGISGTLESALAGADVFIGVSGGTVPEAAVASMAPGAFVFAMANPNPEVHPDVAHKYASVVATGRSDYPNQINNVLAFPGIFAGALQVRASRITEGMKIAAANALADVVGDELAADYVIPSPFDERVAPAVTAAVAAAARAEGVARR
- a CDS encoding zinc-binding dehydrogenase encodes the protein MFAAYASRIDRDHPLNGLELGERPAPEARPGWTTVDVRAASLNHHDLWSLRGVGLAEDKLPMILGCDAAGVDENGNEVVLHSVIGQSGHGVGPGEPRSILTERYQGTFAERVTVPSWNVLPKPKELTFEQAACLPTAWLTAYRMLFTNAGVRPGDSVLVQGAGGGVATAAIVLGRAAGLRVYATSRDEARRRRAVELGATEAFEPGARLPQRVDAVIETVGAATWSHSVKSLRPGGTIVISGATSGDRPSHAELTRIFFLELKIVGSTMGSKDELEDLLAFCATTGVRPVIDEVLPLDRAREGFERLESGDQFGKIVLTCS
- a CDS encoding cellulase family glycosylhydrolase, with translation MGSVLTSIVTSFVLAAGALAPAADARPAPPKPASAPAPASERAGIPRLTDDAGRTLTLRGWNVEDKANSGDRALTAITEKHFRDLRAKGFNFARLLFFWDDLEPRRGHYSAEYLRRIDRILDWARKYDIQVLLDAHQDVFGPAFGHRGIPAWATRTDGLPFTPNPDDWFSEYFEPAVQRAFTHLYEDPDLQRAQARMWQVVAERFRNHPAVLGYDLINEPMGELREGEDLPTAARRIEARQLTPMYNRLARAVRSVDRTNWLFVEPTPIVGEGVPTGLGAIRDHRTVYAPHFYNTAMEAGADYDPSAGWIESYEAAVTAYPRQRRVPIVVGEWGPLNNRLPMMGRFYRDAMASLSRYTSGWAGYVWCYGGGYCALDESGAFAANKERTVTPYAPAVAGTVHSDTYDDTGRTYRLVYTAGRRGVTEISLPAEAGRWRISVRGRAEVRRHGDEVRVRARAGERITVTATGTAPGRTER
- a CDS encoding sigma factor-like helix-turn-helix DNA-binding protein; its protein translation is MTEATDLAARAGDRDPRVGLRAVAALRRLLEQLEAVQVRSARVQGWSWQEIAAELGVSRQAVHKKYGRH
- a CDS encoding Clp protease N-terminal domain-containing protein, which translates into the protein MFERFTRGARETVTGAVAHAERTRAESITEEHLLLALLDRQDGRAGFALAALGLTDRRASVEADLAEARRRGGLTRADTEALAGLGIDVTEVVARVEEAHGEGALDRGRRRGTGRRPFTRGAKDVLARSLRIATGRKDRSIGDEHILLALTACPGVAADVLAAHGATYETVDRALYGAGGTDGGTGTWRKAG
- a CDS encoding PadR family transcriptional regulator — encoded protein: MPPVFAHGRLRLYLLKLLDEAPRHGYEVIRLLEERFQGLYAPSAGTVYPRLAKLEAEGLVTHATEGGRKVYSITDAGRAELADRTGELADLELEIRDSVSELAAEIRDDVRGAAGKLRSEMRAAARETRHTGSGTGTGGDRESPFGNFGNFGDLGGLGDFGDLGDKEAWRVAKEELRKAKQEWKEQARRAKDESRRAREDAQKARRQAKEAQERAREQMQNAARQVQEHFARGDWPSGVREGLAEITGQLGGFARTGTWPPYIKPEPADADPDWGRDTARTGDPARDLDRLLDRFRDDIRDAARDRGVTAEQVAEARRHLSTAAAHIDALLRKDHEGDESDG
- a CDS encoding DUF4097 family beta strand repeat-containing protein: MPVSSWAIAEPRKLTFDDPVTSLNVRIVGGTVNVVGTDDPTARLEISDVEGPPLTVTREGGTLTVAYEDLPWHNFLKWLDPKGRRRSAVVSLAVPAGSAVEVGVVGAGAVVSGLRGRAEVRSITGDTTLVGLTGPVRAETVSGNVEAQAVTGELRFHSVSGDLTVVEGAGTSVRADSVSGDMVLDLDPGGDPTDIRLTTVSGGVAIRLPHPADATVEANTASGTVSNGFEDLRVSGQWGTKKITGTLGAGTGKLRATTLSGSIALLRRPPSEDDPYAAEPTGKVL